Proteins encoded together in one Vitis vinifera cultivar Pinot Noir 40024 chromosome 4, ASM3070453v1 window:
- the LOC100242163 gene encoding E3 ubiquitin-protein ligase AIP2 produces MASSSEENLKQQLQELQKQLGKKQMFEEAVLLIKSLLVDHYPSSSPSLRKLFYSVVCRVATILRTTYTAPGFWLAGLRLFEQAESKSV; encoded by the exons ATGGCGTCGTCGTCAGAGGAGAACTTGAAGCAACAATTGCAGGAATTGCAGAAACAGCTTGGGAAGAAGCAGATGTTCGAGGAAGCTGTTTTATTGATAAAGTCTCTGCTTGTTGACCACTACCCTTCTTCTTCACCTTCTCTGCGAAAATTG TTTTATTCAGTTGTATGCCGGGTTGCTACTATTTTGAGGACCACATACACTGCTCCCGGGTTCTGGCTTGCTGGGCTAAGGCTTTTTGAGCAGGCTGAATCCAAATCCGTCTGA
- the LOC100242255 gene encoding coatomer subunit beta-1 yields MEKSCSLLIYFDKGTPAIANEIKEALEGNDDYAKIEAMKKAIMLLLNGETLPQLFITIVRYVLPSEDHTVQKLLLLYLEIIEKTDAKGKVMPEMILICQNLRNNLQHPNEYIRGVTLRFLCRLNEAEIIEPLIPSVLQNLEHRHPFIRRNAILAVMSIYKLPQGEQLLVDAPEMIEKVLSTEQDPSAKRNAFLMLFTCAQDRAINYLLTHVDRVPEWGELLQMVVLELIRKVCRTNRGEKGKYIKIIISLLNAPSTAVIYECAGTLVSLSSAPTAIRAAANTYCQLLLSQSDNNVKLIVLDRLNELKSSHREIMVDMIMDVLRALSSPNLDIRRKTLDIVLELITPRNINEVVLTLKKEVVKTQSGELEKNGEYRQMLIQAIHSCAIKFPEVASTVVHLLMDFLGDSNVASAIDVVVFVREIIETNPKLRVSIITRLLDTFYQIRAARVCSCALWIIGEYCLSLSEVESGITTIKQCLGDLPFFSVSEEGEASDSSKKVQQVNATTVSSRRPAVLADGTYATQSAASETAFSPPTLVQGSLSSGNLRSLLLTGDFFLGAVVACTLTKLVLRLEEVQPSKAEVNKVSSQALLIMVSMLQLGQSSVLPHPIDNDSYDRIVLCIRLLCNTGDDIRKIWLQSCRQSYVKMLADKQLRETEEIKAKAQISYAQPDDLIDFYHLKSRKGMSQLELEDEVQDDLKRATGEFIKDGDDANKLNRILQLTGFSDPVYAEAYVTVHHYDIVLDVTVINRTKETLQNLCLELATMGDLKLVDRPQNYTLAPESSKQIKANIKVSSTETGVIFGNIVYETSNVHERMVVVLNDIHIDIMDYISPAVCTDVAFRTMWAEFEWENKVAVNTVLQNEKEFLEHIIKSTNMKCLTASSALDGDCGFLAANLYAKSVFGEDALVNISIEKQADGKLSGYIRIRSKTQGIALSLGDKITLKQKGGS; encoded by the exons atggagAAATCTTGTAGTCTGCTCATCTACTTTGACAAAGGGACCCCTGCTATTGCAAATGAGATAAAGGAAGCGCTTGAAGGCAATGATGATTATGCAAAGATTGAAGCCATGAAAAAGGCAATCATGCTTTTGTTGAATGGTGAAACCTTACCTCAGCTTTTCATCACTATAGTTCGATATGTATTGCCATCTGAAGATCACACAGTCCAGAAACTGTTACTTCTTTATTTGGAGATTATTGAGAAAACTGATGCAAAAGGTAAGGTTATGCCCGAAATGATTTTGATTTGCCAGAATCTGAGGAATAATCTTCAGCACCCCAACGAGTACATCCGTGGTGTAACATTAAGGTTTCTTTGCCGATTGAATGAGGCTGAGATAATTGAGCCTTTGATCCCTTCTGTTTTGCAAAATTTGGAGCATCGACATCCATTTATTAGGAGAAATGCAATTCTTGCTGTAATGTCAATTTATAAGCTTCCACAAGGCGAGCAGCTTTTGGTTGATGCACCTGAAATGATTGAAAAGGTTCTTTCTACGGAGCAGGATCCATCAGCAAAAAGGAACGCATTCCTTATGCTTTTCACTTGTGCCCAGGATCGTGCTATTAATTATTTACTAACCCATGTTGATAGGGTTCCAGAATGGGGAGAATTGCTTCAGATGGTTGTGTTGGAATTGATCCGAAAAGTCTGCAGAACCAACCGGGGAGAGAAGGGAAAGTACATAAAGATCATTATATCTTTATTGAATGCCCCTTCAACAGCTGTTATTTATGAATGTGCTGGAACTCTTGTTTCTTTGTCCTCTGCTCCTACGGCAATTAGAGCTGCAGCCAACACCTATTGTCAGCTTCTTCTCTCTCAGAGTGATAACAATGTGAAACTTATTGTACTTGATCGCCTTAATGAACTCAAGTCTTCTCATAGAGAAATTATGGTTGACATGATAATGGATGTGCTCAGGGCACTTTCAAGTCCAAACCTTGACATTAGAAGGAAGACACTTGATATTGTGCTTGAGTTGATAACTCCACGGAACATCAATGAGGTTGTTCTTACCTTAAAGAAGGAAGTTGTGAAGACTCAGAGTGGAGAGCTTGAGAAGAATGGGGAGTATCGGCAAATGCTCATCCAAGCAATTCATTCTTGTGCAATTAAGTTTCCTGAAGTGGCAAGCACAGTGGTTCATCTGTTGATGGATTTCTTGGGAGACAGCAATGTGGCTTCAGCTATCGATGTGGTTGTTTTTGTGCGAGAGATAATTGAGACCAACCCAAAACTTAGGGTCTCAATAATAACTAGGCTGTTGGACACTTTCTACCAGATCCGAGCTGCACGTGTTTGCTCATGTGCTCTTTGGATCATTGGAGAGTATTGTCTCTCACTCTCTGAGGTTGAGAGTGGTATTACAACCATTAAACAGTGTCTTGGGGACTTACCTTTCTTCTCTGTCTCTGAAGAAGGGGAAGCTTCTGATTCTTCAAAGAAGGTTCAGCAAGTGAATGCCACAACTGTTTCTTCCAGAAGACCAGCTGTCCTTGCTGATGGGACTTATGCCACCCAGAGTGCCGCCTCTGAAACTGCTTTCTCACCTCCTACCCTTGTTCAAGGATCCTTGTCTTCTGGGAATTTGAGATCCCTTCTTCTCACTGGTGACTTTTTTCTGGGGGCAGTTGTGGCCTGCACACTGACAAAGCTTGTTTTGCGATTGGAAGAGGTTCAGCCATCAAAAGCTGAAGTTAACAAAGTATCTAGCCAAGCATTATTGATCATGGTCTCAATGCTGCAATTAGGGCAATCTTCAGTTCTTCCTCACCCAATTGATAATGATTCTTATGATAGGATTGTTCTCTGTATAAGATTGCTTTGCAATACTGGTGATGATATCAGGAAGATATGGCTGCAGTCTTGCCGCCAGAGTTATGTTAAAATGCTGGCAGACAAACAGTTAAGGGAAACAGAGGAGATAAAAGCAAAGGCTCAGATCTCTTATGCCCAGCCAGATGACCTCATTGACTTTTACCATTTAAAGAGCAGGAAG GGCATGAGTCAGCTGGAGTTGGAAGATGAAGTCCAAGATGATTTAAAACGTGCAACTGGAGAGTTCATCAAGGATGGGGATGATGCAAATAAGCTAAACCGCATTCTTCAACTCACTGGATTTAGTGACCCTGTATATGCAGAAGCATATGTGACAGTTCATCATTATGATATTGTCCTTGATGTTACTGTTATCAATCGAACAAAGGAGACCCTCCAGAATCTGTGCTTGGAATTGGCCACTATGGGTGATCTTAAACTTGTTGATCGTCCGCAAAACTATACTCTAGCTCCTGAATCAAGCAAGCAAATAAAGGCCAATATTAAGGTGTCTTCAACTGAAACTGGTGTCATATTTGGGAACATTGTTTATGAGACTTCAAACGTGCATGAGCGAATGGTTGTTGTCCTCAATGACATTCACATTGACATCATGGACTACATATCTCCTGCTGTTTGTACTGATGTGGCCTTCAGAACTATGTGGGCAGAGTTTGAATGGGAAAACAAG GTTGCTGTCAACACAGTAttacaaaatgagaaggaattTCTTGAGCACATTATCAAATCAACCAACATGAAGTGCCTCACTGCCTC GTCAGCACTGGATGGTGATTGTGGATTCTTGGCTGCTAACCTCTATGCAAAGAGCGTGTTTGGGGAGGATGCCTTGGTAAACATAAGCATTGAGAAACAGGCAGATGGGAAACTGAGTGGGTATATCAGGATAAGGAGCAAGACCCAGGGGATTGCTCTCAGTCTTGGGGACAAGATCACTCTCAAGCAGAAGGGAGGCAGTTGA